The following are encoded in a window of Vibrio azureus genomic DNA:
- a CDS encoding phage tail protein → MEEHDKQAPTLPSRQIPWWMDGQTLAKSLKEPHFLAAGLQQFWGKLRRVMLYPLAQLDPMTCSERLLAVLAWDRDITRFYQEPTTLFRKRVKYAFVNARDAGETHGFIEIFKRLGVGVVEIDERTPERDWDIITIRLSDKQLANNHDLLATLLQQYGRTCRRYEYQVIDTTPMCLTVSPLDWDHQCTVATLKE, encoded by the coding sequence ATGGAGGAGCATGATAAGCAAGCGCCCACACTGCCCAGTCGACAAATACCATGGTGGATGGACGGGCAGACGTTAGCGAAAAGCCTCAAAGAGCCGCACTTTCTTGCGGCCGGCTTACAACAATTTTGGGGCAAACTGCGCCGCGTGATGCTCTACCCACTGGCGCAGTTAGATCCGATGACCTGCAGCGAGCGATTGCTTGCGGTGCTGGCGTGGGACCGAGACATTACCCGTTTTTACCAAGAGCCGACGACCCTGTTTCGCAAGCGGGTGAAATACGCGTTCGTGAATGCCCGCGATGCAGGGGAAACGCACGGATTTATTGAGATCTTTAAACGGCTTGGTGTGGGCGTGGTCGAAATTGATGAGCGCACCCCAGAGCGGGATTGGGACATCATCACCATCCGTCTCAGTGACAAACAACTGGCCAATAATCATGATTTATTAGCCACCTTACTGCAGCAATACGGCCGAACGTGCCGACGTTATGAATACCAGGTGATCGACACAACCCCGATGTGCCTCACCGTCTCACCGCTGGATTGGGATCACCAATGCACGGTGGCAACGCTAAAGGAATAA